DNA sequence from the Melospiza melodia melodia isolate bMelMel2 chromosome 22, bMelMel2.pri, whole genome shotgun sequence genome:
ATCATATTCAAGAGAGAGCTTCACACGGTGAGTccttctctcccttcccagcctctcCTTATGACAAAAGTCTTTTCCTTTGTCACCTGGGGCTCCTGTATTCACACTTCtttttctctctaaaaggagCAAGCTGAGGAAAGCCATCTCCCTGTCAGGGAACAGCAGGAGACACTTAGCACCCGTGGCAGGTTAAAAGGCTGCTCAGCCTTTTCTGACTTCTCTCTTACTCGGGTGTGTTTTGGACATTATCTGTCCAGAACCATCGAGGGAGATGTCTGAGGAAGTACAGAATGCTGTTGCAGAGTGGGAACACTCCCAAAATCCAGTAGGATCATAGCACTGGGCAGCATATGCAGGAAATGGTGTGTGTAACTCAGGGGGATGCACTTGCTTTGAACTACTGAGGCAGAAAAGGGGATAAAAATAAAACCTAAAGCTTTCCAAGGGAGTGGATCTGTCTTTAAGGGCTGTTTTTCAAATGTGAGTTGAATACCAGGGGCAGAAAATTCTTAAAATACTTTTTATCTGCTCTGCCAGGTAGTTGGGAATGGATAAACTCCCTCTAGGACATACAAACCTCTTGTAGCATTTGTCCTCAGTAAACATCTAAAACGGGCCACTGAAAGGATTTTGAATGTAGGGCCGCAGTGTCATGGGAACCAGTGGCCCAAGGGACTTGGGAATAGGGAACTCTTAACTAGGGAAGGCAGCTGCACAATTTTGGCAACTCAAACGTTTTGTGTTGgcccaaaagagaaaagaagccaGAGTAACTCTTGCACAGATTTATAGGTTTCTCAATAAAGGGATTTGCTTGGTGTTGAGGTTGAGTGTCGATTCTTCATGTGGGAAGTCACCACTGGGCTAGAGAGGGACACTGGCTGCTTGCAGCAGCCTGATCTGTGGCTCAGGATGAGGAGTGAAAAATTGCTTCATCATGTGGAATGGGACTGAGTGCTAAGGAGGCAGTGTCATCACCAGCTGGGAATTTGATCACAGCAGCAGGACTAATTTAGTGGAGGTGTATGAACTGTGAAGTTGAAGAGCAAAAATAAATGCTACCAGGTCTGGCTTAGCTCAGAATGTGACTTCATCTTGGACTGAAGACAGCAGCTTCAAGATGAAAATATTCATAGAAGGAAAAGCCAGATAGCCTAAAAAGTCACCTTTGTTTTAAACTGTTTACCGAAATAACAGTGTCTGCACTCCCCCTGTTGGTCATTGGGAAAAGCCAAAGTTCCCAAAACTTGCCCTATTAAAAAGGTCACTTTCTGCACTCACTGGTGCTGGCAGAAGTGCCCTGCTGTGCCATTTTTGTCTTTCTGTGTATCAGCTGCTGAAAAGCTGCATGTACACAATATGTTGCTAAATGGAAAGTGAGatgaaaataaatgcttttcttctCAGGTGTAGAATTTGGAAGCCATTGGTTTTAACTCTAGTAgtcaaaaaagaaaattagaagcataatgtttggggttttgtcaACAGAGAGAGCCTGGTAAGTAGAAGGATCTCTTGGAGGGGATGACACAGCTGTCTTGCCTTCACAGATCTCTTTCTTGGGAGGGCTGGTGTTCAACGAGGCAGTGAACTGGTTAATAAAAAATGTAATCCGGGAGCCTCGGCCGTGCCAAGGTAGGGTGTGCACCAGGAGTGTGGTGTGTCAGGGGAGTTTGGGGTGCAATGCTCACTGGGGGGAGTTACAGGGGTTTTCCCCCTTTGCCTCACGTTGGCTGTGGGTGTTTGGGTGTAAAAAGGCTGACAGAGCCTCCTGAGCAGGGACATGTCCTGTGAACTTTGTGCATGCTCCAGCAGCATGGGCTGGCTTCACATCTGGAGCGTTCCAGCTGCTGACCATACCTTGaccatctttttttctttctcttcccagAAGCCCATTCTACAGTGACCACAAAATATGGGATGCCGTCCAGCCACTCCCAATTCATGTGGTTTTTCTCTGTCTATTCTTTTCTGTTCCTTTATTTAAGGTAAAAATTCCGGCTCAGGTTCTGGCTGTTAATGTTACAAAACCTGAAATGGGTGGCTCCCTTGCTGGTTGCCACTTGAGTGGGATAATGGAATTAAATCTGAGGACCTGCACAATTTATTGTGGCTCGGGTGGGATTGGAGCTTGAATGACTCAATCTGCATGTAGGGCTGGAGTTTTTCTCTAAGCTGTGATGGTGCCTCAGTGTGAGGGAGGAGGtgggggaaaaggaggagaaatgaTGAGCTGCTTTCTCAGTTTGTCTCAGTTTCAGTGAGGTTATCTATAATCTTTTGGATAATACCAGCTGCATGACTTCTTAGTTGACTTCCCTTACCAAGTACTGGGTTTGCCTGTGGTTCAGTGGAATTCTTGCTGGGGCATGGCTCTGGATGGAGGAGGACAAAGCTCACAGTTCCTCCTGGCTCTGTGGGTGATGGAGGGACTCTCTTGGCTCCCTGTTGCATGTGCTCAGCATGTGCCTCTCACATCAGTGTGAGCATCCTGCCCTCCATCACAGCAATCCCTGCTCACAGCTGGAGAGAAGCATCTGTGGCTTCTTGGCTGCTCTTTAACTGCTGCCAGTGGGACAGATTGCTGCTGGGATGGGATTGAGCTGCCCATGACCCCAGTGGAGTGAAGCTTTCCTAGGGTTTCGGGGGGAGGGAGGTGAGGAGTGCTgagctccctgccctgtgctcaTGGCTCTCCTTCTCTTCCAGAATGCACCAAACAAACAACGCGAGGTTTCTGGATTTGCTCTGGCGACACGTGCTGTCCATCTGCCTCGTCACAGTGGCTTTGCTAGTCTCATATAGTAGGTATGGAGCAGCTGTTTCTCTTCTGCTCTCACACAGCAGCCCTGGCATTCCtcatcctgcctttcccacctcatTCTGCACTGCAGCTTTGTACAAGTGTTGCCATGAGACCCAATAAACAAAAGTGCTACGTGTGTGGTGCTTCACAAGTGTTTACAAACCCCCAGATCAGCTGAGTTTGTGCCAATTCCTCATGGGCTCCAGTGCCATGCTCCATCCAGCCTCACTGCCTTGCCCTCTTTCCAGCACTGAGTGTGGAGGCATTGCCCCATCTGGGCACACCATGTGGATCACTACAGATGATCAATCCCACTGTTTTGCTTGATCATTAACTAAATCTTGCAAGCTAACAGCTATAAATGTTTTGATTAAGTAAGATGGATAAAGAAAATGGAACTgtgataatgatttttttttctctttagtggATTAAATGTAAAGTGAGCTCCAGTAATTGGAAAAACAAATTCAAGCTAGAAATAGGGTCACATTTTCCACAGGAAAGTAATTACCTGTTGGCACAGTTGACTGTGTGCTACAGCTGATTACTTATTACTAATTATTTTAAAAGCCTGACAGGACAAATTTGTCAGAGGTATATGGtctaattaaaacaaaattaGAGGAAATCAAGTGACCTATGCTAGACAGAAGGTCAGATAAGATGATCATAATGATATGTGAGCAAAAAGAATTTTGAATGTAGCTTGTGCACACATATAATAGGCCAACAGTGCAGCTCTGAGTGGCTGCAGTCACAGTGAGCACATTGGTCATGCAGCCTCTGTGTCACATTGGAGAGAaccaaaatcacaaaaaaaatgcTGTCCATGTTCTTAAAAGCCTTTAAGCCCCAGCTTTGGTGGCCTGGAGGAGACTTGTCCTCTAACTGCCTTTGGAAAAGTCTCTTTTTGAACTAACAGTATTAGTTCTTCAGCTGATGCAAGATGGATGAAGAAGAGTGTGGAGGGTTACTGAGCTAAGCTCAAACTAGAAGTGCTCCAAGCTGAAACTGCTGTAGCTGGGaagaatttccccatttttccccccactaTTTTTGCCAGCTTTTTACTGGAAAAGGACAACCACTTTTAATGTCTGTGGGTCCAGTGATGCCTCAGCTCCTGATTCTTGGCTCCTCTTGTTTTAAAGCCTGTCTGGTGACTCTGTTCTTCCACTGCAGGGTTTATTTGCTTTACCACACCTGGAGCCAAGTCCTATATGGAGGTGTGGCAGGAAGCATCATGGCCATAGCCTGGTTTGCCTTCACACAGGAGATCCTAACTCCCCTCTTCCCGAGGATAGCTGCATGGTAAGGCTCTTTATTCTGTGGAGGTTTGTTGTGGATGTTAGAAATGAGAATTCCTGGGCTCTGTCCCAGTTTTGCATGCTGGCTGTTGTGTAACCTACTTTGTTCCTCCATGTTTTCTTGTGCATGCATCTGTACAAAGGATCATATGTCCTTGGTAAGGGTGGGGAAGAGGGAATTCAATCAATTGCTACATTTTGTAAATCCCTACTAAAGCTGTGAGGTGTGGCAGCCTGCTGGAGGAGCTTTGCAAGATGAACAGCAGACCTTTCTTAATGAATGTCTAATGACCCAGTCAAATTGCAGAGCTATTTACATGTAATATAGTCTGGGAATATtgcataaggaaagaaaaaaatgtttttttaacaTGTAACAAAGCCTGAAGTGACAGAATAGTACTGTTAAGTAGagcaggttttggggtttttttttgtgtttttttttaaatcaaaattccAGTGAAGAAAGTCTAATTATTTCCCCCTTCTACCACATTGTCCTTTTTCAGGCCAATTTCAGAGTTCTTTTTAATCCGAGATACCAGCCTCATTCCTAACATCCTGTGGTTTGAATACACAGTCACAAGAGCAGAAGCAAGGTAAGTTCTGTTGGGAGTGAAGGAGCTGTTGCTGCTCTG
Encoded proteins:
- the DOLPP1 gene encoding dolichyldiphosphatase 1: MAAVGECSLPAPWRPVSLTHVEYPAGDFSGQLLAYLSLGPIFIIVGFVTLIIFKRELHTISFLGGLVFNEAVNWLIKNVIREPRPCQEAHSTVTTKYGMPSSHSQFMWFFSVYSFLFLYLRMHQTNNARFLDLLWRHVLSICLVTVALLVSYSRVYLLYHTWSQVLYGGVAGSIMAIAWFAFTQEILTPLFPRIAAWPISEFFLIRDTSLIPNILWFEYTVTRAEARNRQRKLGTKLQ